A genomic window from Hippocampus zosterae strain Florida chromosome 13, ASM2543408v3, whole genome shotgun sequence includes:
- the eif4a3 gene encoding eukaryotic initiation factor 4A-III isoform X1 codes for MAAAGVPSRKRLLKDEDMTKVEFETSEEVDVTPTFDTMGLREDLLRGIYAYGFEKPSAIQQRAIKQIIKGRDVIAQSQSGTGKTATFCVSVLQCLDIQVRETQALILAPTRELAGQIQKVLLALGDYMNVQCHACIGGTNVGEDIRKLDFGQHVVSGTPGRVFDMIRRRSLRTRAIKMLVLDEADEMLNKGFKEQIYDVYRYLPPATQVVLISATLPHEILEMTNKFMTDPIRILVKRDELTLEGIKQFFVAVEREEWKFDTLCDLYDTLTITQAVIFCNTKRKVDWLTEKMREANFTVSSMHGDMPQKERESIMKEFRSGASRVLISTDVWARGLDVPQVSLIINYDLPNNRELYIHRIGRSGRYGRKGVAINFVKNDDIRILRDIEQYYSTQIDEMPMNVADLI; via the exons ATGGCCGCCGCCGGTGTTCCGAGTCGGAAGCGGCTCCTCAAGGACGAGGACATGACTAAGGTGGAGTTTGAAACCAGCGAGGAGGTGGACGTCACCCCCACCTTCGACACCATGGGCCTTCGGGAGGACTTGCTGCGCGGCATCTACGCTTACG GGTTCGAGAAGCCGTCGGCCATTCAGCAGCGAGCCATCAAGCAGATCATCAAAGGCCGAGACGTCATCGCCCA GTCTCAGTCGGGAACGGGAAAGACGGCCACCTTCTGCGTGTCGGTGCTGCAGTGTCTGGACATCCAG GTGAGGGAGACCCAGGCCTTGATCCTGGCGCCCACCAGAGAACTCGCCGGCCAGATCCAGAAg GTGTTGCTGGCGCTGGGGGACTACATGAACGTTCAGTGCCACGCGTGCATCGGCGGGACCAACGTGGGCGAGGACATCCGCAAGTTGGACTTTGGCCAGCACGTGGTGTCGGGAACGCCGGGGCGAGTGTTCG ACATGATCCGGCGCCGCAGCCTGCGCACCCGCGCCATCAAAATGTTGGTCCTGGACGAGGCCGACGAGATGCTCAACAAAG GTTTCAAGGAGCAGATCTACGACGTCTACCGCTACCTGCCGCCCGCCACCCAGGTGGTCCTCATCAGCGCCACGCTGCCGCACGAGATCCTCGAGATGACCAACAAGTTCATGACCGACCCCATACGCATCCTGGTCAAGCG TGACGAGTTGACGCTGGAAGGAATCAAACAGTTCTTTGTGGCCGTGGAGCGCGAGGAGTGGAAGTTCGACACCCTGTGCGACCTCTACGACACGCTCACCATCACGCAGGCCGTCATCTTCTGCAACACCAAGAGGAAG GTTGACTGGCTGACGGAGAAAATGCGAGAGGCCAACTTCACCGTGTCGTCCATGCACGGAGACATGCCGCAGAAGGAGCGAGAGTCCATCATGAAGGAGTTCCGTTCCGGAGCCAG TCGCGTGTTGATCTCGACGGACGTGTGGGCCCGCGGTCTGGACGTGCCTCAGGTGTCCCTCATCATCAACTACGACCTCCCCAACAACCGAGAGCTCTACATCCACAG GATCGGCCGCTCGGGTCGCTATGGACGCAAAGGCGTGGCCATCAACTTTGTGAAGAACGACGACATCCGCATCCTGCGCGACATCGAGCAGTACTACTCCACGCAAATCGACGAGATGCCCATGAACG TGGCCGACCTGATCTGA
- the eif4a3 gene encoding eukaryotic initiation factor 4A-III isoform X2: MAAAGVPSRKRLLKDEDMTKVEFETSEEVDVTPTFDTMGLREDLLRGIYAYGFEKPSAIQQRAIKQIIKGRDVIAQSQSGTGKTATFCVSVLQCLDIQVRETQALILAPTRELAGQIQKVLLALGDYMNVQCHACIGGTNVGEDIRKLDFGQHVVSGTPGRVFDMIRRRSLRTRAIKMLVLDEADEMLNKGFKEQIYDVYRYLPPATQVVLISATLPHEILEMTNKFMTDPIRILVKRDELTLEGIKQFFVAVEREEWKFDTLCDLYDTLTITQAVIFCNTKRKVDWLTEKMREANFTVSSMHGDMPQKERESIMKEFRSGARCPHQTQLLFLLAAAAFRKALTLPSRHGGAAFA, from the exons ATGGCCGCCGCCGGTGTTCCGAGTCGGAAGCGGCTCCTCAAGGACGAGGACATGACTAAGGTGGAGTTTGAAACCAGCGAGGAGGTGGACGTCACCCCCACCTTCGACACCATGGGCCTTCGGGAGGACTTGCTGCGCGGCATCTACGCTTACG GGTTCGAGAAGCCGTCGGCCATTCAGCAGCGAGCCATCAAGCAGATCATCAAAGGCCGAGACGTCATCGCCCA GTCTCAGTCGGGAACGGGAAAGACGGCCACCTTCTGCGTGTCGGTGCTGCAGTGTCTGGACATCCAG GTGAGGGAGACCCAGGCCTTGATCCTGGCGCCCACCAGAGAACTCGCCGGCCAGATCCAGAAg GTGTTGCTGGCGCTGGGGGACTACATGAACGTTCAGTGCCACGCGTGCATCGGCGGGACCAACGTGGGCGAGGACATCCGCAAGTTGGACTTTGGCCAGCACGTGGTGTCGGGAACGCCGGGGCGAGTGTTCG ACATGATCCGGCGCCGCAGCCTGCGCACCCGCGCCATCAAAATGTTGGTCCTGGACGAGGCCGACGAGATGCTCAACAAAG GTTTCAAGGAGCAGATCTACGACGTCTACCGCTACCTGCCGCCCGCCACCCAGGTGGTCCTCATCAGCGCCACGCTGCCGCACGAGATCCTCGAGATGACCAACAAGTTCATGACCGACCCCATACGCATCCTGGTCAAGCG TGACGAGTTGACGCTGGAAGGAATCAAACAGTTCTTTGTGGCCGTGGAGCGCGAGGAGTGGAAGTTCGACACCCTGTGCGACCTCTACGACACGCTCACCATCACGCAGGCCGTCATCTTCTGCAACACCAAGAGGAAG GTTGACTGGCTGACGGAGAAAATGCGAGAGGCCAACTTCACCGTGTCGTCCATGCACGGAGACATGCCGCAGAAGGAGCGAGAGTCCATCATGAAGGAGTTCCGTTCCGGAGCCAGGTGCCCCCACCAAACGCAACTTCTATTTTTGCTCGCGGCCGCGGCGTTCCGCAAGGCTTTGACTCTTCCTTCAcgtca
- the LOC127613077 gene encoding serum response factor-like translates to MGTRSGSGSPSPPGNVAAAAEPDAGRFDATVVLDSGSEDSDSADDEDPARASPGGGSRGVKRERDERAPLGRPPPGAPEAKAGKKTRGRVKIKMAFIDNKLRRYTTFSKRKTGIMKKAYELSTLTGTQVLLLVASETGHVYTFATRKLQPMITSETGKALIQTCLNSPDSPPRSDPSCDQRMSAAGFQETDLTYQVSEAADARPDAAKDLNKVVASALGTPPASSSQTAAAGPPLESSAGVLFPAGFALMSGGGVSPVPSVPVPQVFLASLPPVAAQIPVSAVQLHPMMLSQQNGGGGATLTELQLVSLDAPQAD, encoded by the exons ATGGGCACGAGGAGCGGAAGCGGATCGCCGTCGCCTCCGGGCAAcgtagccgccgccgccgagccggacgCGGGCCGCTTCGACGCCACCGTGGTGCTCGACAGCGGCTCCGAAGACTCCGACTCGGCAGACGACGAGGACCCGGCCCGCGCGTCTCCCGGCGGCGGCAGTCGGGGCGTCAAGCGGGAGAGGGACGAGCGGGCGCCGCTcggccggccgccccccggcgcGCCGGAGGCCAAGGCCGGCAAGAAGACTCGCGGCAGGGTCAAGATCAAGATGGCCTTCATCGACAACAAACTCAGGAGGTACACGACGTTCAGCAAGAGGAAGACGGGCATCATGAAGAAG GCGTACGAGCTGTCGACGCTGACGGGCACGCAGGTTCTGCTCCTGGTGGCCAGCGAGACGGGTCACGTGTACACGTTTGCCACGCGCAAGCTTCAGCCCATGATCACGTCGGAGACGGGCAAGGCGCTCATCCAGACGTGCCTCAACTCGCCCGACTCGCCGCCGCGCTCGGACCCCTCGTGCGACCAGAGGATGAGCGCCGCCGGCTTCCAGGAGACCGACCTCACCTATCAAGTGAGCGAGGCGGCCGACGCCCGCCCCGACGCCGCCAAG GACCTCAACAAAGTGGTCGCGAGCGCTTTGGGCACGCCGCCCGCTTCGTCCTCGCAGAcggccgccgccgggccgccgctGGAGTCGTCGGCGGGCGTGCTCTTTCCCGCCGGGTTCGCCCTGATGTCAG GGGGCGGAGTCTCACCGGTGCCGTCAGTGCCCGTCCCTCAGGTCTTCCTGGCGTCCCTTCCGCCCGTCGCCGCCCAGATCCCCGTCTCCGCCGTGCAGCTGCACCCG atgaTGTTGAGCCAGCAGAACGGCGGAGGCGGAGCTACCCTGACAGAGCTTCAACTCGTCAGTCTGGACGCGCCGCAGGCCGACTGA